One window of the Canis aureus isolate CA01 chromosome 1, VMU_Caureus_v.1.0, whole genome shotgun sequence genome contains the following:
- the CKM gene encoding creatine kinase M-type: MPFGNTHNKFKLNYKPEEEYPDLTKHNNHMAKALTPEIYKKLRDKETPSGFTLDDVIQTGVDNPGHPFIMTVGCVAGDEESYQVFKDLFDPIIQDRHGGYKPTDKHKTDLNHENLKGGDDLDPNYVLSSRVRTGRSIKGYTLPPHCSRGERRAVEKLSIEALNSLTGEFKGKYYPLKSMTEQEQQQLIDDHFLFDKPVSPLLLASGMARDWPDARGIWHNDNKTFLVWVNEEDHLRVISMQKGGNMKEVFRRFCVGLQKIEEIFKKAGHPFMWNEHLGYVLTCPSNLGTGLRGGVHVKLAHLSKHPKFEEILTRLRLQKRGTGGVDTAAVGSVFDISNADRLGSSEVEQVQLVVDGVKLMVEMEKKLEKGQSIDDMIPAQK; this comes from the exons ATGCCGTTCGGTAACACCCACAACAAGTTCAAGCTGAACTACAAGCCTGAGGAGGAGTACCCTGACCTCACCAAGCACAACAACCATATGGCCAAAGCGCTGACCCCTGAAATCTATAAGAAGCTGCGGGACAAGGAGACCCCATCCGGCTTTACTCTGGACGATGTCATCCAGACAGGTGTGGACAACCCAG GTCACCCTTTCATCATGACCGTGGGCTGTGTGGCCGGTGACGAGGAGTCCTACCAGGTGTTCAAGGATCTCTTCGACCCCATCATCCAGGACCGGCATGGGGGTTACAAACCCACCGACAAGCACAAGACTGACCTCAACCATGAGAACCTCAAG ggTGGAGACGACCTGGACCCCAACTATGTGCTCAGCAGCCGCGTCCGCACGGGCCGTAGCATCAAGGGCTACACACTGCCCCCCCACTGCTCCCGGGGCGAGCGCCGGGCAGTGGAGAAACTCTCCATAGAAG CCCTCAACAGCCTGACAGGCGAGTTCAAGGGGAAATACTACCCTCTGAAGAGCATGAccgagcaggagcagcagcagctcaTCGACGATCACTTCCTGTTCGACAAACCCGTGTCCCCACTGCTGCTGGCCTCAGGCATGGCCCGAGACTGGCCCGACGCCCGCGGCATCTG GCACAATGACAACAAGACCTTCCTGGTGTGGGTGAACGAGGAGGACCACCTCCGAGTCATCTCCATGCAGAAGGGGGGCAACATGAAGGAGGTCTTCCGCCGCTTCTGCGTGGGGCTGCAGAAG ATTGAGGAGATCTTCAAGAAGGCCGGACACCCCTTCATGTGGAACGAGCACCTGGGCTACGTGCTCACCTGCCCATCCAACCTGGGCACCGGGCTGCGTGGAGGTGTGCACGTCAAGCTGGCGCACCTGAGCAAGCACCCCAAGTTCGAGGAGATCCTCACCCGTCTGCGCCTGCAGAAGCGGGGCACAG GTGGTGTGGACACAGCTGCTGTGGGCTCAGTGTTCGACATATCCAACGCCGATCGACTGGGCTCATCCGAAGTAGAACAGGTGCAGCTGGTGGTGGACGGTGTGAAGCTCATGGTGGAGATGGAGAAGAAGCTGGAAAAAGGCCAGTCCATCGACGACATGATCCCCGCCCAGAAATAG
- the MARK4 gene encoding MAP/microtubule affinity-regulating kinase 4 isoform X1 → MSSRTALAPGNDRNSDTHGTLGSGRSSDKGPSWSSRSLGARCRNSIASCPEEQPHVGNYRLLRTIGKGNFAKVKLARHILTGREVAIKIIDKTQLNPSSLQKLFREVRIMKGLNHPNIVKLFEVIETEKTLYLVMEYASAGEVFDYLVSHGRMKEKEARAKFRQIVSAVHYCHQKNIVHRDLKAENLLLDAEANIKIADFGFSNEFTLGSKLDTFCGSPPYAAPELFQGKKYDGPEVDIWSLGVILYTLVSGSLPFDGHNLKELRERVLRGKYRVPFYMSTDCESILRRFLVLNPAKRCTLEQIMKDKWINIGYEGEELKPYTEPEEDFGDTKRIEVMVGMGYTREEIKEALTSQKYNEVTATYLLLGRKTEEGGDRGTPGLALARVRAPSDTTNGTGSSKGTSHSKGQRSSSSTYHRQRRHSDFCGPSPAPLHPKRSPTSTGDAELKEERLPGRKASCSAAGSGSRGLPPSSPMVSSAHNPNKAEIPERRKDSTSTPNNLPPSMMTRRNTYVCTERPGAERPSLLPNGKENSSGTPRVPPASPSSHSLAPPSGERSRLARGSTIRSTFHGGQVRDRRAGGGGGGGVQNGPPASPTLAHEATPLPTGRPRPTTNLFTKLTSKLTRRVTDEPERIGGPEVTSCHLPWDQTETAPRLLRFPWSVKLTSSRPPEALMAALRQATAAARCRCRQPQPFLLACLHGGAGGPEPLSHFEVEVCQLPRPGLRGVLFRRVAGTALAFRTLVTRISNDLEL, encoded by the exons CATGGCACCTTGGGCAGTGGCCGCTCCTCAGACAAAGGGCCATCCTGGTCCAGCCGCTCCCTGGGTGCCCGCTGCCGGAACTCCATCGCCTCCTGTCCCGAGGAGCAGCCCCACGTGGGCAACTACCGCCTGCTGAGAACCATCGGGAAGGGCAACTTCGCCAAAGTCAAGCTGGCCCGGCACATCCTCACGGGCCgcgag GTCGCCATCAAGATCATTGACAAAACCCAGCTGAACCCCAGCAGCCTGCAGAAA CTGTTCCGAGAAGTCCGCATCATGAAGGGCCTAAACCACCCCAACATCG TGAAGCTCTTCGAAGTGATCGAGACGGAGAAGACGCTGTACCTGGTGATGGAATACGCAAGTGCCG GAGAAGTGTTTGACTACCTCGTGTCCCACGGCCGCATGAAGGAGAAGGAAGCTCGAGCCAAGTTCCGACAG aTTGTATCGGCTGTGCACTACTGTCACCAGAAAAACATCGTGCACAGGGATCTGAAG GCCGAGAACCTATTGCTGGATGCCGAGGCCAACATCAAGATCGCTGACTTTGGCTTCAGCAACGAGTTTACTCTGGGCTCGAAGTTGGACACGTTCTGTGGGAGCCCCCCGTATGCTGCGCCAGAGCTGTTCCAGGGCAAGAAGTATGATGGGCCAGAGGTGGACATCTGGAGCCTCGGCGTCATCCTGTACACCCTCGTCAGCGGCTCCCTGCCCTTCGATGGGCACAACCTCAAG GAGCTGCGGGAGCGAGTCCTCAGAGGGAAGTACCGGGTCCCTTTCTACATGTCAACAGACTGTGAGAGCATCCTGCGGAGATTTTTGGTGCTGAACCCAGCTAAACGCTGTACTCTCGAG CAAATCATGAAAGACAAATGGATCAACATTGGCTATGAGGGTGAGGAGCTGAAGCCATACACGGAGCCCGAAGAGGATTTCGGGGACACCAAGCGAATTG AGGTGATGGTGGGTATGGGCTACACGcgggaagaaatcaaagaggccTTGACCAGCCAGAAGTACAACGAAGTGACCGCCACCTACCTCCTGCTGGGCAGGAAGACTGAG GAGGGTGGGGACCGGGGCACCCCGGGGCTGGCCCTGGCACGGGTGCGGGCGCCCAGCGACACCACCAATGGAACAGGCTCCAGCAAAGGCACCAGCCACAGCAAAGGACAGCGGAGTTCCTCCTCCACCTACCACCGCCAGCGCAGGCATAGCGACTTCT gTGGCCCATCCCCCGCACCCCTACACCCCAAGCGCAGCCCAACCAGCACCGGGGACGCGGAGCTGAAGGAGGAGCGACTGCCAGGCCGGAAGGCGAGCTGCAGTGCTGCCGGAAGCGGGAGCCGGGGGctgcccccctccagccccatGGTCAGCAGCGCCCACAACCCCAACAAGGCAGAGATCCCAGAGCGGCGGAAGGACAGCACGAGCACCCCT AACAACCTCCCTCCCAGTATGATGACCCGCAGAAACACCTACGTTTGCACAGAACGCCCTGGGGCTGAGCGCCCGTCCCTGTTGCCAAATGGCAAAGAGAATAG CTCGGGTACTCCACGGGTGCCCCCCGCCTCTCCCTCTAGTCACAGCCTGGCTCCCCCATCGGGGGAGCGGAGCCGCCTGGCACGCGGTTCCACCATCCGCAGCACCTTCCACGGTGGCCAGGTCCGGGACcggagggcagggggcgggggaggtgggggtgtgcAGAATGGGCCCCCCGCCTCTCCCACGCTGGCCCACGaggccacccccctgcccactgGGCGGCCCCGCCCCACCACCAACCTCTTCACCAAGCTGACCTCCAAACTGACCAGAAG GGTCACAGACGAACCTGAGAGAATCGGGGGACCTGAGGTCACAAG TTGCCATCTACCTTGGGATCAAACGGAAACCGCCCCCCGGCTACTCCGATTCCCCTGGAGTGTGAAGCTGACCAGCTCGCGCCCGCCCGAGGCCCTGATGGCGGCCCTGCGCCAGGCCACCGCGGCCgcccgctgccgctgccgccagCCACAGCCGTTCCTGCTGGCCTGCCTGCACGGGGGTGCGGGCGGGCCCGAGCCCCTGTCCCACTTCGAAGTGGAGGTCTGCCAGCTGCCCCGGCCCGGCCTGCGGGGAGTGCTGTTCCGCCGCGTGGCCGGCACCGCCCTGGCCTTCCGCACCCTCGTCACCCGCATCTCCAACGACCTCGAGCTCTGA
- the MARK4 gene encoding MAP/microtubule affinity-regulating kinase 4 isoform X2 translates to MSSRTALAPGNDRNSDTHGTLGSGRSSDKGPSWSSRSLGARCRNSIASCPEEQPHVGNYRLLRTIGKGNFAKVKLARHILTGREVAIKIIDKTQLNPSSLQKLFREVRIMKGLNHPNIVKLFEVIETEKTLYLVMEYASAGEVFDYLVSHGRMKEKEARAKFRQIVSAVHYCHQKNIVHRDLKAENLLLDAEANIKIADFGFSNEFTLGSKLDTFCGSPPYAAPELFQGKKYDGPEVDIWSLGVILYTLVSGSLPFDGHNLKELRERVLRGKYRVPFYMSTDCESILRRFLVLNPAKRCTLEQIMKDKWINIGYEGEELKPYTEPEEDFGDTKRIEVMVGMGYTREEIKEALTSQKYNEVTATYLLLGRKTEEGGDRGTPGLALARVRAPSDTTNGTGSSKGTSHSKGQRSSSSTYHRQRRHSDFCGPSPAPLHPKRSPTSTGDAELKEERLPGRKASCSAAGSGSRGLPPSSPMVSSAHNPNKAEIPERRKDSTSTPNNLPPSMMTRRNTYVCTERPGAERPSLLPNGKENSSGTPRVPPASPSSHSLAPPSGERSRLARGSTIRSTFHGGQVRDRRAGGGGGGGVQNGPPASPTLAHEATPLPTGRPRPTTNLFTKLTSKLTRRVTLDPSKRQNSNRCVSGASLPQGSKIRSQTNLRESGDLRSQVAIYLGIKRKPPPGYSDSPGV, encoded by the exons CATGGCACCTTGGGCAGTGGCCGCTCCTCAGACAAAGGGCCATCCTGGTCCAGCCGCTCCCTGGGTGCCCGCTGCCGGAACTCCATCGCCTCCTGTCCCGAGGAGCAGCCCCACGTGGGCAACTACCGCCTGCTGAGAACCATCGGGAAGGGCAACTTCGCCAAAGTCAAGCTGGCCCGGCACATCCTCACGGGCCgcgag GTCGCCATCAAGATCATTGACAAAACCCAGCTGAACCCCAGCAGCCTGCAGAAA CTGTTCCGAGAAGTCCGCATCATGAAGGGCCTAAACCACCCCAACATCG TGAAGCTCTTCGAAGTGATCGAGACGGAGAAGACGCTGTACCTGGTGATGGAATACGCAAGTGCCG GAGAAGTGTTTGACTACCTCGTGTCCCACGGCCGCATGAAGGAGAAGGAAGCTCGAGCCAAGTTCCGACAG aTTGTATCGGCTGTGCACTACTGTCACCAGAAAAACATCGTGCACAGGGATCTGAAG GCCGAGAACCTATTGCTGGATGCCGAGGCCAACATCAAGATCGCTGACTTTGGCTTCAGCAACGAGTTTACTCTGGGCTCGAAGTTGGACACGTTCTGTGGGAGCCCCCCGTATGCTGCGCCAGAGCTGTTCCAGGGCAAGAAGTATGATGGGCCAGAGGTGGACATCTGGAGCCTCGGCGTCATCCTGTACACCCTCGTCAGCGGCTCCCTGCCCTTCGATGGGCACAACCTCAAG GAGCTGCGGGAGCGAGTCCTCAGAGGGAAGTACCGGGTCCCTTTCTACATGTCAACAGACTGTGAGAGCATCCTGCGGAGATTTTTGGTGCTGAACCCAGCTAAACGCTGTACTCTCGAG CAAATCATGAAAGACAAATGGATCAACATTGGCTATGAGGGTGAGGAGCTGAAGCCATACACGGAGCCCGAAGAGGATTTCGGGGACACCAAGCGAATTG AGGTGATGGTGGGTATGGGCTACACGcgggaagaaatcaaagaggccTTGACCAGCCAGAAGTACAACGAAGTGACCGCCACCTACCTCCTGCTGGGCAGGAAGACTGAG GAGGGTGGGGACCGGGGCACCCCGGGGCTGGCCCTGGCACGGGTGCGGGCGCCCAGCGACACCACCAATGGAACAGGCTCCAGCAAAGGCACCAGCCACAGCAAAGGACAGCGGAGTTCCTCCTCCACCTACCACCGCCAGCGCAGGCATAGCGACTTCT gTGGCCCATCCCCCGCACCCCTACACCCCAAGCGCAGCCCAACCAGCACCGGGGACGCGGAGCTGAAGGAGGAGCGACTGCCAGGCCGGAAGGCGAGCTGCAGTGCTGCCGGAAGCGGGAGCCGGGGGctgcccccctccagccccatGGTCAGCAGCGCCCACAACCCCAACAAGGCAGAGATCCCAGAGCGGCGGAAGGACAGCACGAGCACCCCT AACAACCTCCCTCCCAGTATGATGACCCGCAGAAACACCTACGTTTGCACAGAACGCCCTGGGGCTGAGCGCCCGTCCCTGTTGCCAAATGGCAAAGAGAATAG CTCGGGTACTCCACGGGTGCCCCCCGCCTCTCCCTCTAGTCACAGCCTGGCTCCCCCATCGGGGGAGCGGAGCCGCCTGGCACGCGGTTCCACCATCCGCAGCACCTTCCACGGTGGCCAGGTCCGGGACcggagggcagggggcgggggaggtgggggtgtgcAGAATGGGCCCCCCGCCTCTCCCACGCTGGCCCACGaggccacccccctgcccactgGGCGGCCCCGCCCCACCACCAACCTCTTCACCAAGCTGACCTCCAAACTGACCAGAAG GGTTACCCTCGATCCCTCTAAACGGCAGAACTCTAACCGCTGCGTTTCGGGCGCCTCTCTGCCCCAGGGATCCAAGATCA GGTCACAGACGAACCTGAGAGAATCGGGGGACCTGAGGTCACAAG TTGCCATCTACCTTGGGATCAAACGGAAACCGCCCCCCGGCTACTCCGATTCCCCTGGAGTGTGA